The Pedobacter cryoconitis genome includes a window with the following:
- a CDS encoding thioredoxin family protein, whose amino-acid sequence MKKLSLILLATLAISTATFAQATKTKAPKEEVKIYNPAADAKADITAAVAKAKAEKKHVFIQVGGNWCSWCIAFHHLVENTPALKTYLNDHYETVLVNYSKENKNEAIMASLGYPGRFGYPVFVILDGDGEILHIQNSGYLEEGKGHSVKKVTEFLQGWTYEALDPATYTKKDAAAQ is encoded by the coding sequence ATGAAGAAACTATCACTGATTCTATTAGCCACACTGGCAATTTCAACTGCAACATTTGCACAGGCTACCAAAACTAAAGCACCAAAAGAAGAAGTAAAAATATATAACCCTGCGGCTGATGCCAAAGCTGATATTACTGCGGCTGTTGCCAAGGCTAAAGCAGAAAAGAAACATGTATTTATACAGGTCGGCGGAAACTGGTGTTCATGGTGTATTGCTTTTCATCATTTAGTGGAGAATACCCCTGCGTTGAAAACTTACCTGAACGATCATTATGAAACTGTACTGGTAAATTACAGTAAAGAAAATAAAAACGAAGCAATCATGGCTAGTTTAGGTTATCCAGGACGTTTTGGTTATCCTGTATTTGTGATCCTTGATGGGGATGGAGAAATATTACATATCCAGAATTCTGGTTACCTGGAAGAAGGAAAAGGGCATAGTGTTAAAAAAGTAACTGAATTTCTCCAGGGGTGGACTTATGAGGCCTTAGATCCTGCAACCTACACCAAAAAAGACGCTGCTGCACAGTAA
- a CDS encoding RrF2 family transcriptional regulator: MGIFSKTCEYAIRSVFFIAHRTAGQSGRVGIKEIAVGIDSPEPFLAKILQDLSRRGIVQSTKGPNGGFYLDSASLERPLSDIVAAVDGNDIFYGCGLGLKQCSEINPCPLHNEFKDIRNKIHLMLHETKIGEFNDELMNGMLSLKK; encoded by the coding sequence ATGGGAATATTTTCAAAAACTTGTGAGTATGCAATCAGATCAGTTTTCTTCATTGCACACAGAACAGCCGGACAGAGCGGCAGGGTAGGCATTAAAGAAATTGCAGTGGGGATAGATTCACCTGAACCTTTCCTGGCAAAAATCTTACAGGATTTAAGCCGTAGAGGGATTGTGCAATCTACGAAAGGTCCGAATGGCGGGTTTTATCTTGATAGTGCTTCTTTAGAGAGGCCCTTAAGTGATATCGTCGCCGCTGTAGACGGAAACGATATCTTTTATGGTTGTGGTCTCGGGCTGAAACAATGTTCCGAAATTAATCCATGCCCGTTACACAATGAGTTTAAGGACATCAGGAACAAAATACACCTGATGCTGCATGAAACAAAAATAGGAGAGTTCAATGACGAGCTGATGAATGGAATGCTCTCCCTGAAAAAATAG
- a CDS encoding UvrD-helicase domain-containing protein translates to MPQPLKILQASAGSGKTFSLTAHYLTLLLSGETKYREILAVTFTNKATEEMKTRIMEVLKGFATGDEEVEDYRTLVLQAHPDLDTATLQEKSARIYKRILHDYSRFSVSTIDGFVQKVIRGFAFELGLDSGYKLEMNFDKVKNELADKLDEQLDVNPELLQWIIDLALDRISNNISWNYRAELTDLAGEIFKERYQPFDNAIQALVQHTDMNVLFGDYHKETKKQITLFEETVKQLSLKALHIFETSGVSPDFLKGKSRSPLNNLKKIADEDFDKVESLGKLIDEPEEWFKPGSDTFLYDTLNPVIRDLYQTYTNGLPDYILAQAFNKNLYYLRLMQEMAILLKTYREESGSLLISDAQNLLKGITGDDDDNPAFIWEKTGSRYRHFLFDEFQDTSANQWGNFRPLLKNAMAEANGKLIDHLIVGDVKQSIYRWRNGDWNILHQQAKKDIGSTYVTDSSLEENYRSTKNIINFNNILFKALPILMQKNINTTVEAQAANLTLHDWWEEKGFSHIITDVYAEAEQRLTPRTADGGTIDFNVLKTDENDAPLNKTSFKTAALHKMVETLKRLLIEEKRYQAGDACVLVRSNSEAIAVVDILMENNINVISGEALLIENNTAVKILIDTLMVMAGMPSNTALYKANCISLYAQLQQRTLDPASLFNLKSKQLEELTGVLPADLCMHWRSWMQQPLPELLEKLIAAYGLNETVYANHLPYLFALRDLAGNVGRQGEKGITSFLKYWEEEGSRKTLPSSESTDAVQVITIHKSKGLAFKVVMIPFCNWDINGKINTIFWVPAANTPYHQLQSIPLKYTSALGASAVAIPYYEELLYNNMDALNMLYVATTRTKEYLYMSCLGKKSDSISTIGDLLIRIFEDQLTPEGQFLLEEEVIKKGSGKSSVHLSPEIIDLKAYPLSGRLSEVFNSDLRKKELDMLLNDSAGREGSILHEVLARAAAIQDIDEVLGQMLNEGFFKEKEIADFRKQAMIVLEHEALQNLLLNSTQSVSEKSIIDFTGKSYRPDKVLFTTTEVIVIDYKFTKKQSRNHVKQVHGYRDLLREMGYPKVSAYLFYATIGELILV, encoded by the coding sequence ATGCCTCAACCACTTAAAATATTACAAGCTTCGGCAGGCTCAGGTAAAACATTCAGCCTTACGGCACACTACCTAACCCTCTTATTATCTGGGGAAACCAAGTACAGGGAGATTCTCGCAGTAACCTTTACCAATAAGGCTACCGAAGAGATGAAAACCCGTATTATGGAAGTGTTAAAAGGCTTTGCTACGGGCGATGAGGAGGTTGAAGATTACAGAACCCTGGTTTTGCAGGCACATCCTGATTTAGATACAGCCACTTTACAGGAAAAATCAGCTAGAATATATAAAAGAATACTTCACGATTACAGCCGTTTCTCAGTCAGTACAATTGACGGTTTTGTACAAAAAGTTATCCGTGGTTTTGCCTTCGAACTAGGGCTCGACTCTGGTTATAAACTGGAGATGAACTTTGACAAGGTCAAAAACGAACTGGCAGATAAACTCGATGAACAACTGGATGTCAACCCGGAATTATTGCAATGGATTATAGACCTGGCCTTAGACCGGATCAGCAATAATATCAGCTGGAACTACAGGGCCGAACTGACAGATCTTGCCGGAGAGATATTTAAAGAACGATATCAGCCATTTGACAATGCCATCCAGGCACTGGTGCAGCATACAGATATGAATGTCCTGTTTGGAGATTATCATAAAGAGACTAAAAAACAGATTACGCTGTTTGAAGAAACTGTTAAACAGCTTTCTTTAAAAGCGCTTCATATTTTTGAAACTTCAGGAGTTAGTCCGGATTTTTTAAAAGGAAAGTCCAGATCCCCATTAAATAACCTGAAGAAAATTGCTGATGAAGACTTTGATAAAGTAGAAAGTTTAGGTAAGCTCATTGACGAACCCGAAGAATGGTTTAAACCAGGAAGTGATACCTTCTTATATGATACACTGAATCCGGTAATCAGGGATTTATATCAGACTTACACCAACGGACTGCCTGACTATATCTTAGCACAGGCTTTCAATAAAAATTTATATTATCTGCGTTTGATGCAGGAAATGGCTATTCTGTTAAAAACCTACCGGGAAGAAAGCGGGAGTTTACTGATCAGCGATGCACAGAACCTGCTGAAAGGAATTACCGGAGATGACGATGATAATCCCGCATTTATCTGGGAAAAAACAGGCAGCCGTTACCGGCACTTTTTATTTGACGAATTCCAGGATACTTCAGCCAATCAATGGGGGAATTTCAGGCCGCTGCTAAAAAATGCAATGGCAGAAGCGAACGGGAAACTTATTGATCATTTGATTGTAGGGGATGTGAAGCAGTCGATTTACAGATGGCGGAATGGCGATTGGAATATTCTTCACCAGCAAGCTAAAAAAGACATCGGCAGCACTTATGTTACCGATTCCAGTCTGGAAGAAAATTACAGAAGTACCAAAAACATCATTAATTTTAATAATATCCTGTTTAAGGCGCTGCCGATATTGATGCAGAAAAACATCAATACTACAGTAGAAGCACAAGCAGCTAACCTGACGCTCCATGACTGGTGGGAAGAGAAAGGCTTTAGTCATATTATTACAGATGTTTATGCAGAAGCAGAACAAAGGCTGACACCAAGAACAGCAGACGGGGGTACCATTGATTTTAATGTTTTAAAAACAGATGAAAATGATGCCCCTTTAAATAAAACAAGCTTCAAGACAGCAGCGCTTCACAAAATGGTGGAAACGCTTAAACGTCTTTTGATAGAAGAAAAACGTTATCAGGCCGGTGACGCCTGTGTACTGGTGCGCTCCAATTCAGAAGCGATTGCCGTGGTAGATATATTGATGGAGAATAACATCAATGTAATTTCCGGAGAAGCCCTGCTCATTGAGAACAATACCGCAGTGAAAATATTAATTGATACTTTAATGGTGATGGCAGGAATGCCATCCAATACCGCTTTGTATAAAGCAAATTGTATCAGTTTATATGCACAACTACAACAACGTACCCTTGATCCTGCTTCTTTATTTAATTTGAAAAGTAAACAACTGGAAGAATTAACCGGCGTATTACCTGCTGATCTATGTATGCACTGGCGCAGCTGGATGCAGCAGCCGCTACCCGAATTACTCGAAAAACTGATTGCTGCTTATGGCTTAAATGAAACAGTCTATGCAAATCATCTGCCTTATTTATTTGCTTTGAGAGATCTGGCAGGGAATGTTGGCCGTCAGGGAGAAAAAGGGATTACTTCATTTTTGAAATATTGGGAAGAAGAGGGAAGCAGAAAAACCCTGCCTTCTTCAGAAAGCACAGATGCTGTACAAGTCATTACGATCCATAAATCTAAAGGACTTGCCTTTAAAGTAGTGATGATCCCTTTTTGTAATTGGGATATCAATGGTAAGATTAATACGATATTTTGGGTACCTGCTGCAAACACTCCATACCATCAGTTGCAAAGTATTCCGCTCAAATATACTTCGGCATTAGGGGCATCGGCAGTTGCCATTCCTTACTACGAAGAATTACTATATAATAATATGGATGCTTTAAATATGCTTTATGTAGCCACAACGCGCACTAAAGAATATTTATATATGAGTTGTCTGGGCAAAAAATCTGATAGTATCAGTACCATCGGTGACTTGCTGATCCGGATCTTTGAAGATCAGCTCACACCAGAAGGGCAATTTCTCCTGGAAGAAGAAGTTATTAAAAAAGGGTCGGGAAAATCGTCCGTACACCTCAGTCCGGAAATTATTGATTTGAAAGCATACCCATTATCAGGAAGGCTCAGTGAAGTTTTTAATAGCGATCTGAGAAAGAAAGAACTGGATATGCTATTAAATGATAGCGCAGGCAGGGAAGGAAGTATTTTACATGAAGTGCTGGCCCGTGCTGCGGCTATCCAGGATATAGACGAAGTTTTAGGACAGATGCTGAATGAGGGATTCTTTAAAGAAAAGGAAATCGCAGATTTCAGAAAGCAGGCCATGATCGTTTTAGAACAT
- a CDS encoding glycoside hydrolase family 3 protein — MIQKKFPAFIILLFLAFSAQAQKKSYIQSLDEPNHWVDSVLHKLKKRHKIAQLFFVRAHTNKGQAFEDSVGLVIKKERIGGLVFFQGGPGRQAILTNKYQALAHTPLLIASDGEWGLGMRLDSTIAYPYQMALGAIQDKELIYKMGLEVAKDYKRIGMQMNLSPDVDINNNPKNPIINYRSFGEDKYNVAVKGGAYLKGMQDGGLLVTLKHFPGHGDTDVDSHYDLPQLNFTKARLDSLEIYPFKELIREGAAGVMIAHMNIPSLDNTPNLPSTLSKPIVTDLLKGELGFRGLIVTDAMEMKGVVKNFKDGEADVMGVIAGNDILELSENSKRAVKLVRQAVRDGRISMERIDESVRKILIAKYWSGVYKRDTVNTHHVAAEVNRAESLALLQQLADASMTILNGDGGIKSLDLAKRTAIISIGTPDKTVFQRESAKLYQNCMFFNLDKTANANTIAGVVKQLAGFDQVIIGIHDTRLRPGNGMELSGDLKMLIRDMAAKNTVFALFANPYNLSGLPGIENAKSLVVGYQKEDYMQKAAAEVIGHVKIATGKLPVTVNNFFRFNAGL; from the coding sequence ATGATTCAAAAAAAGTTCCCCGCATTTATAATCCTATTATTCCTCGCCTTCTCTGCTCAGGCACAAAAGAAATCTTATATCCAGAGTTTAGATGAACCTAACCATTGGGTAGATTCTGTACTGCATAAATTAAAAAAGCGCCATAAGATTGCGCAGTTGTTTTTTGTAAGGGCGCATACCAATAAAGGACAGGCTTTTGAAGATTCTGTCGGACTTGTGATCAAAAAAGAGCGTATCGGTGGACTGGTTTTCTTTCAGGGCGGCCCAGGCAGGCAGGCTATTTTGACCAATAAGTACCAGGCATTAGCGCATACGCCTTTATTAATTGCATCTGATGGAGAATGGGGATTGGGTATGCGTTTGGATAGTACAATCGCTTATCCTTATCAAATGGCACTGGGTGCTATACAAGATAAAGAGCTGATTTATAAAATGGGGCTGGAAGTCGCTAAAGATTATAAAAGAATAGGGATGCAGATGAATCTTTCACCTGATGTTGATATTAATAACAATCCGAAAAACCCGATTATCAATTACCGCTCTTTTGGAGAAGACAAATATAATGTAGCAGTGAAAGGTGGTGCTTATCTCAAAGGGATGCAGGATGGTGGATTACTGGTTACGTTAAAACACTTTCCAGGCCACGGAGATACCGATGTGGATTCACATTATGACCTCCCTCAGCTTAATTTTACTAAAGCCCGTTTAGATAGTCTGGAAATATATCCTTTCAAAGAGTTAATCCGGGAAGGTGCTGCGGGCGTAATGATCGCGCACATGAACATTCCTTCACTGGACAATACACCAAACCTTCCTTCTACCTTGTCAAAACCTATTGTGACTGATCTTTTAAAAGGGGAACTTGGTTTCCGTGGATTGATCGTGACCGATGCGATGGAGATGAAAGGGGTAGTGAAGAATTTTAAAGATGGTGAGGCAGATGTCATGGGAGTTATTGCTGGAAATGATATTTTGGAACTTTCTGAAAATAGCAAGAGAGCAGTTAAATTGGTACGTCAGGCAGTGAGGGATGGAAGGATCAGTATGGAAAGGATTGACGAAAGTGTCCGGAAGATCCTGATTGCTAAATACTGGTCAGGCGTTTATAAAAGAGATACTGTCAATACACATCACGTTGCTGCTGAAGTTAACAGAGCAGAGAGCCTGGCTTTATTACAACAGCTGGCTGATGCATCTATGACTATTTTAAATGGTGACGGAGGAATAAAATCGTTGGATCTGGCAAAAAGAACAGCTATTATTAGTATTGGCACACCTGACAAAACGGTGTTTCAGCGGGAGTCAGCGAAATTATATCAAAATTGTATGTTCTTCAACTTAGACAAAACAGCAAATGCAAATACAATTGCCGGCGTTGTGAAGCAGTTAGCTGGTTTTGATCAGGTGATTATTGGAATTCATGATACCAGATTGCGCCCCGGCAATGGGATGGAGTTAAGCGGTGATTTGAAGATGCTGATCAGAGATATGGCAGCAAAAAATACAGTATTTGCATTATTTGCCAATCCGTATAACCTTTCTGGTTTGCCGGGAATAGAAAATGCGAAATCTTTAGTAGTCGGCTATCAGAAAGAAGATTATATGCAGAAAGCTGCGGCTGAGGTTATTGGTCATGTAAAAATAGCTACTGGTAAATTACCGGTGACTGTCAATAATTTTTTCAGGTTCAACGCTGGACTATAA
- the hmpA gene encoding NO-inducible flavohemoprotein, which produces MMTDEQKKLITATVPILKENGVLLTTHFYKRMFTHNPELKNIFNMGNQQSGKQQTALAMAVLAYAENIANPMVLLPVVDRIGHKHTSLDIRPEHYMIVGTHLIESIKEVLGDAATPAIIDAWGIAYQQLANLMSGHEAKLYEQQTLKTNGWTGWRPFILGKKEAESAEITSFYLYPSDGGKVTPHLPGQYLSIRTFLKSLNLKQARQYSISSAPNDDYYRISVKREKGVNLDANGLISNHLHDAVNEGDILDLTSPAGNFVLMKNPTAPIVLISGGVGLTPLMSMLQSLIDQDHESPVTWLHGCRNKSVHAFKRHLDHITATKSNVKQHTFYNIVTPEDKANGILEGHLNINSIPDLHNDPDTNYFICGPSAFIEKQFQDLQAKGIDKKSIFFEEFGPQLLQMN; this is translated from the coding sequence ATGATGACTGACGAACAAAAAAAACTGATCACAGCAACAGTACCAATTCTAAAAGAAAACGGCGTTTTATTGACCACACATTTCTACAAACGAATGTTTACGCATAATCCAGAGCTGAAGAACATTTTTAACATGGGAAATCAGCAAAGCGGGAAACAGCAAACTGCACTGGCTATGGCAGTACTCGCTTATGCCGAAAATATAGCCAATCCTATGGTACTGCTGCCTGTAGTAGACCGGATTGGACATAAACATACTAGCCTGGATATTCGTCCCGAACATTATATGATTGTAGGCACTCACCTGATCGAATCTATCAAAGAAGTATTAGGTGATGCAGCCACTCCGGCAATTATCGATGCCTGGGGAATCGCTTATCAGCAATTAGCGAACCTGATGTCGGGCCATGAAGCTAAACTTTACGAACAACAAACTTTGAAAACTAATGGATGGACAGGTTGGAGACCGTTTATACTCGGCAAAAAAGAAGCAGAATCAGCAGAGATCACGTCTTTCTACCTTTATCCAAGCGATGGCGGAAAAGTAACACCTCACCTTCCGGGCCAATATCTAAGTATCCGCACTTTTCTTAAATCCCTGAATTTAAAACAGGCGCGTCAGTACAGTATATCAAGTGCACCGAACGATGATTATTACCGTATCTCTGTAAAAAGAGAAAAGGGTGTGAACCTGGATGCTAATGGCTTAATCAGCAATCATCTGCATGATGCTGTAAATGAAGGTGACATTTTAGACCTGACCTCTCCTGCCGGTAATTTTGTACTTATGAAAAATCCGACTGCGCCAATTGTGCTGATTAGCGGAGGTGTGGGCCTGACACCGCTCATGAGTATGCTGCAAAGTCTGATAGATCAGGATCATGAAAGCCCGGTTACGTGGTTACATGGTTGCAGAAATAAATCCGTTCATGCCTTTAAAAGGCACCTTGATCACATTACAGCCACAAAGAGCAATGTGAAACAGCATACCTTCTACAATATAGTTACTCCGGAAGATAAAGCGAATGGCATATTAGAGGGCCATCTAAATATTAATAGCATCCCGGATTTACACAATGATCCGGATACTAATTATTTTATCTGTGGCCCATCGGCCTTTATAGAAAAACAATTTCAGGACCTTCAGGCAAAAGGCATTGATAAGAAGTCAATATTTTTCGAAGAGTTCGGACCTCAGTTGTTACAAATGAACTAA